Proteins from a genomic interval of Micromonospora sp. NBC_00389:
- a CDS encoding amino acid deaminase/aldolase — translation MARESDKLRERLDRATAHLDPPYAVVDLTAFDANSAALADRAAGKPVRLASKSVRSRELIGRALARPGWRGVMAFTLPEAIWLVRAGVSDDVLVAYPSVDRAALAELAADPALAAAITLMIDGTGQLDLIDAVQPSGQRAELRVCLELDASWRPLRGRVHVGVRRSPVHSARAAGVLAATVAGRAGFRLVGLMAYEAQIAGLGDAPPGQTLLAGAIRLAQRGSYRELLARRSAAVAAVGEHAELEFVNGGGTGSVAATSADPAVTEVTAGSGLYGPTLFDAYRAWRPTPAAFFACAVVRRPTPELATVLGGGWIASGPAADSRLPRPWLPAGLKLVGSEGAGEVQTPLSGAAAATLRIGDRVWFRHAKAGELCERVNELHLVEGDAIVATVPTYRGEGLAFL, via the coding sequence GTGGCCAGAGAAAGCGACAAACTTCGCGAGCGCCTGGATCGGGCGACCGCCCACCTCGACCCGCCGTACGCGGTGGTTGATCTCACCGCCTTCGACGCCAACTCGGCCGCCCTGGCCGACCGCGCCGCCGGCAAACCGGTCCGGCTGGCCAGCAAGTCGGTCCGCAGCCGGGAGCTGATCGGCCGGGCGCTCGCCCGACCCGGCTGGCGGGGCGTGATGGCGTTCACCCTGCCCGAGGCGATCTGGCTGGTACGCGCCGGAGTGAGCGACGACGTGCTGGTCGCGTACCCGAGCGTGGACCGGGCGGCACTCGCCGAGCTGGCCGCCGACCCGGCGCTGGCCGCCGCGATCACCCTGATGATCGACGGCACCGGGCAGCTCGACCTGATCGACGCCGTGCAGCCCTCTGGGCAGCGCGCCGAGCTGCGGGTCTGCCTCGAACTGGACGCCTCGTGGCGACCGCTGCGCGGGCGGGTGCACGTCGGCGTCCGCCGCTCACCGGTGCACAGCGCGCGGGCGGCCGGTGTGCTCGCCGCCACGGTCGCCGGTCGGGCCGGCTTCCGGCTGGTCGGCCTCATGGCGTACGAGGCGCAGATCGCCGGCCTGGGCGACGCGCCGCCGGGGCAGACGCTGCTGGCCGGCGCGATCCGGCTGGCCCAGCGCGGGTCGTACCGCGAGCTGCTGGCCCGCCGGAGCGCGGCGGTGGCCGCGGTGGGCGAGCACGCCGAGCTGGAGTTCGTCAACGGCGGCGGGACCGGCAGCGTGGCCGCGACCAGCGCCGATCCCGCGGTCACCGAGGTCACCGCGGGATCGGGCCTGTACGGGCCGACGCTGTTCGACGCCTACCGGGCCTGGCGCCCCACGCCGGCGGCGTTCTTCGCCTGCGCGGTGGTCCGTCGGCCGACGCCCGAGCTGGCGACCGTGCTCGGCGGGGGCTGGATCGCCTCCGGCCCGGCCGCCGACAGCCGACTGCCCCGACCGTGGCTGCCGGCCGGCCTGAAGCTCGTCGGCAGCGAGGGGGCCGGTGAGGTGCAGACCCCGCTCTCCGGCGCGGCGGCGGCCACCCTGCGCATCGGCGACCGGGTGTGGTTCCGGCATGCCAAGGCCGGTGAGTTGTGCGAGCGGGTCAACGAACTGCACCTGGTCGAGGGGGACGCGATCGTGGCGACCGTGCCCACCTACCGGGGCGAGGGGCTGGCCTTCCTCTGA
- the tmk gene encoding dTMP kinase encodes MLRIRPFRRLWIVLGAASFGDWLGLLATSVFAASQVQGSTAKGAAFGGVIAIRLLPALVLGPVAGVLADRFDRRWTMVICDLLRFVLFASIPLVALAGASGAVVVLWATIATFLIESITLIWIPAKEAAVPNLIPRARLEAANQLTLITTYGLTPVLAALVSAVLDRSVRGVTGGNFPNWAEPAQLALWFNSFSRLATALVVAFGIKEISQGQTAEGDRHEQSMLRQFKEGWQFIGQTPLVRGLVLGILGAFAGGGIVIGTAKFFASSLGAGDAAFSLLFGAIFVGLAVGIGLGPMIVKEMSRRRWFGMSIVLASAAVMTLAFAIHLSMAIVGAVLVGAGAGMAFLAGTTLLGGEIKDEVRGRVFAVVQIGTRLVLILAIALSSLLAGVGGSRKLEIADLGLSISSTRLLLLAAGAAGIFAGISAFGQMDDKKGVPVLADLWGSIRGRPLMPSEPFVSAGLFVVFEGGEGAGKSTQLAALAERLRGKGRDVVVTREPGATAVGQRIRSLVLDTSGDEAPSPRAEALLYAADRAHHVAAVVRPALVRGGVVISDRYVDSSLAYQGAGRTLPVDEVSWLSSWATGGLKPDLVVLLDVEPQTGLSRVASRSAGADRLEAESVAFHERVRYAFLDLAAADPKRYLVLDASRPAEEITGQVVRRIEEMLGKPGGIVHPRPAHGPDTSVQPELSDAELVTMEHRT; translated from the coding sequence GTGCTGCGGATCCGGCCGTTCCGCCGGCTCTGGATCGTCCTCGGTGCGGCCTCCTTCGGTGACTGGCTCGGCCTGCTGGCCACCTCGGTCTTCGCCGCCTCCCAGGTGCAGGGCAGCACCGCAAAGGGCGCGGCCTTCGGTGGTGTCATCGCCATCCGGCTGCTGCCCGCGCTGGTGCTCGGCCCGGTCGCCGGCGTGCTCGCCGACCGGTTCGACCGGCGCTGGACGATGGTCATCTGCGACCTGCTCCGGTTCGTGCTCTTCGCCTCGATTCCGCTGGTGGCGCTGGCCGGCGCCAGCGGCGCGGTGGTGGTTCTGTGGGCGACCATCGCCACGTTCCTGATCGAGTCGATCACGCTGATCTGGATCCCAGCCAAGGAAGCGGCGGTCCCCAACCTGATCCCGCGCGCCCGGCTGGAGGCGGCCAACCAGCTCACGCTGATCACCACCTACGGCCTGACCCCGGTGCTCGCCGCGCTGGTCAGCGCCGTTCTGGACCGCAGCGTTCGGGGCGTGACCGGCGGCAACTTCCCGAACTGGGCCGAACCGGCCCAACTGGCGCTCTGGTTCAACTCCTTCTCCCGGCTGGCCACCGCACTGGTCGTCGCGTTCGGCATCAAGGAGATCAGCCAGGGGCAGACCGCCGAGGGCGACCGTCACGAGCAGAGCATGCTGCGCCAGTTCAAGGAGGGCTGGCAGTTCATCGGCCAGACCCCGCTGGTGCGCGGGCTGGTCCTCGGCATCCTGGGCGCGTTCGCCGGCGGCGGCATCGTCATCGGCACCGCGAAGTTCTTCGCCAGCTCGCTTGGTGCTGGTGACGCCGCGTTCTCGCTGCTCTTCGGCGCGATCTTCGTCGGTCTGGCGGTCGGCATCGGCCTCGGCCCGATGATCGTCAAGGAAATGTCCCGGCGTCGCTGGTTCGGCATGAGCATCGTGCTCGCCAGCGCCGCCGTGATGACCCTCGCCTTCGCCATCCACCTGTCCATGGCGATCGTCGGCGCGGTGCTGGTCGGCGCCGGCGCCGGAATGGCCTTCCTGGCCGGCACCACCCTGCTCGGCGGCGAGATCAAGGACGAGGTGCGAGGCCGGGTCTTCGCCGTGGTGCAGATCGGCACCCGACTGGTGCTGATCCTGGCCATCGCGCTGAGCAGCCTGCTCGCCGGTGTCGGCGGCTCCCGCAAGCTGGAGATCGCCGACCTGGGCCTGTCCATCTCGTCGACCCGGCTGCTGCTGCTCGCCGCTGGTGCCGCCGGCATCTTCGCCGGCATCAGCGCGTTCGGCCAGATGGACGACAAGAAGGGCGTCCCCGTCCTGGCCGACCTCTGGGGCTCGATCCGGGGTCGCCCGCTGATGCCCTCCGAGCCGTTCGTCTCCGCCGGGCTGTTCGTGGTGTTCGAGGGCGGCGAGGGTGCCGGCAAGTCCACCCAGCTCGCCGCGCTCGCCGAGCGGCTGCGCGGCAAGGGACGCGACGTCGTGGTCACCCGCGAGCCGGGCGCGACCGCGGTCGGTCAGCGGATCCGGTCGCTGGTGCTGGACACCTCCGGCGACGAGGCGCCCTCGCCACGGGCCGAGGCGCTGCTCTACGCCGCCGACCGGGCGCACCACGTGGCCGCCGTGGTCCGGCCCGCGCTGGTCCGGGGTGGTGTGGTGATCAGCGACCGGTACGTCGACTCGTCCCTGGCCTACCAGGGCGCCGGGCGGACACTCCCGGTCGACGAGGTCTCCTGGCTCTCCTCCTGGGCCACCGGCGGGCTCAAGCCCGACCTGGTGGTGCTGCTGGACGTCGAGCCGCAGACCGGCCTGTCCCGGGTGGCCTCCCGCAGCGCGGGCGCCGACCGGCTGGAGGCCGAGTCGGTGGCCTTCCACGAGCGCGTTCGGTACGCCTTCCTCGACCTCGCCGCCGCCGACCCGAAGCGCTACCTGGTGCTCGACGCGTCCCGGCCGGCCGAGGAGATCACCGGGCAGGTGGTCCGTCGGATCGAGGAGATGCTCGGCAAGCCGGGTGGCATCGTGCACCCCCGTCCGGCTCACGGCCCGGACACCTCGGTGCAGCCTGAGTTATCCGACGCGGAGCTGGTGACGATGGAGCATCGGACCTGA
- a CDS encoding DNA polymerase III subunit delta' → MPDVFADLVGQDEAVDELRRAAAAAAAVLRAGAAAREPALIAAGPASGATPDGVDPSTGMTHAWIFTGPPGSGRSVAARAFAAALQCVHGTGCGECPGCHTTMGGTHADVRLVVPEGLSIGVGEMRALVLRAASTPSGGRWQVVVIEDADRLTEAAGNALLKAIEEPPPRTVFLLCAPSTHPDDISVTIRSRCRVVPLRQPPATAVAEVLVRRDGIAPDVAQWAAAAAQGHVGRARRLARDPEARKRREAVLAVPRRLTGVGAAFDAASALIEAAEAEAEASVAEADTTERAALEMALGAGGTGRGAAGAVRGAAGQLKELEKRQKSRATRAQRDALDRALVDLAGFYRDALTMALRAPVAPVHTDTAALAGAGAQKWDAEGSLRRLEAVLACRAAIEANVKPRIAVEAMMLALWKG, encoded by the coding sequence ATGCCGGACGTCTTCGCCGACCTGGTCGGTCAGGACGAGGCGGTGGACGAGCTGCGCCGGGCAGCCGCCGCCGCGGCGGCCGTGCTGCGCGCCGGCGCAGCCGCTCGGGAGCCCGCGCTGATCGCCGCCGGCCCGGCCAGCGGTGCCACGCCCGACGGGGTGGACCCATCCACCGGGATGACCCACGCCTGGATCTTCACCGGGCCGCCCGGCTCCGGCCGCTCGGTCGCCGCGCGGGCCTTCGCCGCCGCCCTGCAGTGCGTACACGGCACCGGCTGCGGCGAGTGCCCCGGCTGCCACACCACGATGGGCGGTACGCACGCCGACGTCCGGCTGGTCGTGCCGGAAGGGCTCTCCATCGGTGTCGGTGAGATGCGCGCGCTGGTGCTCCGGGCGGCCAGTACCCCGTCCGGCGGGCGCTGGCAGGTGGTGGTCATCGAGGACGCCGACCGGCTCACCGAGGCGGCCGGCAACGCGCTGCTCAAGGCGATCGAGGAGCCTCCGCCGCGTACCGTGTTCCTGCTCTGCGCCCCGTCCACCCACCCGGATGACATCTCGGTGACCATCCGGTCGCGCTGTCGGGTCGTACCCCTGCGGCAGCCGCCGGCCACAGCGGTGGCCGAGGTGCTGGTCCGTCGGGACGGCATCGCGCCCGACGTGGCCCAGTGGGCTGCGGCGGCCGCGCAGGGGCACGTGGGTCGGGCCCGTCGGCTGGCCCGCGACCCGGAGGCCCGTAAGCGGCGTGAGGCGGTGCTCGCCGTTCCACGCCGGCTGACCGGCGTCGGCGCGGCGTTCGACGCGGCCTCCGCGCTGATCGAGGCGGCCGAGGCGGAGGCCGAGGCGTCGGTCGCCGAGGCCGACACGACCGAGCGGGCGGCGCTGGAGATGGCGCTCGGCGCGGGCGGCACCGGCCGGGGCGCGGCCGGCGCTGTTCGGGGCGCCGCCGGGCAGCTCAAGGAGCTGGAGAAGCGACAGAAGTCGCGGGCCACCCGAGCCCAGCGGGACGCGCTGGACCGGGCCCTGGTCGACCTGGCCGGCTTCTACCGGGACGCGCTCACCATGGCGCTGCGCGCCCCCGTCGCCCCGGTGCACACCGACACCGCCGCGCTGGCCGGCGCCGGAGCGCAGAAGTGGGACGCCGAGGGATCGCTGCGCCGGCTGGAGGCCGTGCTGGCATGCCGGGCGGCGATCGAGGCGAACGTCAAGCCGCGGATCGCGGTCGAGGCGATGATGCTCGCCCTCTGGAAGGGCTGA
- a CDS encoding YbaB/EbfC family nucleoid-associated protein — protein MPRGEIDEAWIEEAVRRYRRIESLQAEFDQAVSTVEVTVRSPDGLVEVVVTAGGRITDVRFLGPLHSRSPRDVAGSVQAAVTAAADAAEWAREKLHNETFAAYRPLAGA, from the coding sequence ATGCCGCGGGGCGAGATCGACGAAGCCTGGATCGAGGAGGCGGTGCGGCGCTACCGCCGCATCGAGTCGCTCCAGGCCGAGTTCGACCAGGCGGTGTCGACCGTCGAGGTCACCGTCCGGTCGCCGGACGGGCTGGTCGAGGTGGTGGTCACCGCCGGTGGGCGGATCACCGACGTCCGGTTCCTCGGTCCGCTGCACAGCCGCAGCCCACGGGACGTGGCCGGCTCCGTGCAGGCAGCGGTCACCGCGGCGGCCGACGCCGCCGAGTGGGCTCGGGAAAAGCTGCACAACGAGACCTTCGCCGCCTACCGACCGCTCGCGGGAGCCTGA
- a CDS encoding PSP1 domain-containing protein — MGMLCAVSFNRYGRLYYLDPGELRPQVGDKVLVPTDDGPEVAECVWAAQWVTEETDGFPQLVGLAGDDDLHRDETLRRRKAEAKVAAKRLIRAHGLPMKVVAVDHVLGSTDGGGERSTVYFTAPHRVDFRSLVRDLGATLHCRVELRQLSARDSARVQGGIGSCGRDLCCATFLTDFEPVTIRMAKDQDLPLNPLRISGACGRLMCCLKYEHPLYADSSNYPTSGQRVETPEGQAKVVSRHPPSETVTVRQLSDGALKRCALSDVCGSRRAYEDQSST; from the coding sequence ATGGGCATGCTCTGTGCGGTCAGCTTCAACCGGTACGGGCGCCTCTACTACCTCGACCCCGGTGAGTTGCGCCCGCAGGTCGGCGACAAGGTGCTGGTGCCCACCGACGACGGGCCCGAGGTGGCCGAGTGCGTCTGGGCCGCCCAGTGGGTGACGGAGGAGACCGACGGCTTTCCCCAGCTGGTGGGGCTGGCCGGCGACGACGACCTGCACCGGGACGAGACGCTGCGCCGGCGCAAGGCCGAGGCCAAGGTGGCCGCGAAGCGGCTGATCCGCGCGCACGGCCTACCGATGAAGGTGGTGGCCGTCGACCACGTGCTCGGCTCCACCGACGGCGGCGGCGAGCGCAGCACCGTCTACTTCACCGCCCCGCACCGGGTGGACTTCCGATCCCTGGTCCGCGACCTGGGCGCCACCCTGCACTGTCGGGTCGAGCTACGGCAGCTCTCCGCACGGGATTCGGCGCGGGTGCAGGGCGGCATCGGTTCGTGCGGCCGGGACCTGTGCTGCGCCACGTTCCTCACCGACTTCGAGCCGGTGACCATCCGGATGGCCAAGGACCAGGACCTGCCGCTGAACCCGCTGCGCATCTCCGGCGCCTGTGGCCGGCTGATGTGCTGCCTGAAGTACGAGCATCCTCTGTACGCCGATAGCAGCAATTACCCGACGTCCGGTCAGCGGGTCGAGACACCAGAGGGTCAGGCGAAGGTCGTGTCCCGGCACCCCCCGAGCGAGACGGTCACCGTCCGGCAGCTCTCCGACGGAGCCCTCAAACGGTGCGCCCTGTCCGATGTCTGCGGATCGCGCCGCGCCTACGAGGACCAGTCTTCGACGTAG
- a CDS encoding class I SAM-dependent methyltransferase — MSRSERVERLALGVILLVVGVAAGAKRPGIEGADRVRMLGMSGRALSFGVMAEAYERFRPGYPVGLFDMVMTYAGQPVRTALEIGAGTGKATRLFAQRGVTVTATEPDGAMLAELRKHVRADVKTVQAAFEDLRPGESYGLVYAAAALHWTNPEGRWSRMAALLEPGGVFASFGGPVQLADPAVEEAARAARAPFLESDEVPSPDGTPPGHDMQWPGTELQRSEWFADVQQSVIERRLTMSTRDYVGHLSTISAYLELPISEQEQVYSRIMQVLPETVEIAADIIVHLARRRCEQ, encoded by the coding sequence ATGAGCCGATCCGAGCGCGTCGAGCGCCTCGCCCTGGGCGTGATCCTGCTCGTCGTCGGGGTGGCCGCTGGCGCGAAAAGACCGGGGATTGAGGGCGCAGATCGTGTCAGGATGCTCGGCATGTCTGGTCGTGCGCTGAGCTTCGGAGTGATGGCGGAAGCATACGAACGGTTCCGGCCGGGGTATCCCGTGGGGCTTTTCGACATGGTGATGACGTACGCGGGTCAGCCGGTTCGGACTGCCCTCGAGATTGGCGCTGGGACAGGCAAAGCAACCCGTCTGTTCGCTCAACGGGGGGTCACGGTCACCGCGACCGAGCCTGACGGGGCCATGCTCGCCGAGCTGCGTAAGCACGTACGAGCAGACGTCAAGACCGTGCAAGCCGCGTTCGAGGACTTGCGACCGGGCGAGAGCTACGGGCTGGTTTATGCGGCAGCGGCGCTGCATTGGACGAACCCGGAGGGTCGGTGGTCGCGCATGGCCGCGCTGCTGGAGCCGGGTGGCGTGTTTGCCTCGTTCGGTGGACCAGTCCAGCTGGCTGACCCGGCTGTGGAGGAAGCTGCTCGCGCGGCCCGGGCCCCGTTCTTGGAGAGCGACGAGGTTCCGTCTCCAGATGGGACGCCTCCGGGGCATGACATGCAGTGGCCGGGTACGGAGCTCCAACGGTCTGAGTGGTTCGCCGATGTTCAGCAGTCCGTGATCGAGCGGCGCTTGACGATGAGTACTCGCGACTACGTTGGCCATCTCTCGACCATCTCGGCTTATCTCGAATTGCCGATCTCGGAGCAAGAGCAGGTATATAGCCGGATCATGCAGGTCCTGCCTGAGACGGTCGAGATTGCCGCCGACATCATCGTCCATCTCGCGCGTCGGCGCTGCGAGCAGTAG
- a CDS encoding metallophosphoesterase family protein, which produces MWTLTGRRIIEVGTTLRRVSDDHAPLDDPDQQDPADGRPDGAPAGERAAHRPRTTDPLELGFTPRKPVPWLAPFLLISTGIRTLLAVLFGAYLDKRELQNAFGDDIFRQVGPDGGLWLDYVADLGDGFNATYSVAYLLAQQELTVDGHRLPRAQTLMMGGDQVYPSAAYEEYENRCKGPYQAALPGTPPERPTLYAVPGNHDWYDGLTAFLRLFVRSRDRHFGGWGTGQSRSYFAVELPAGWWLLGVDDQSGSYLDDPQLAYFDEVARRLGPESKVIIAAPAPTWVKAVDQPTAYDSIDYFIRTIIDPTGARVRLLLSGDLHHYARYAGPDRQLITCGGGGAYLYPTHKLAERIEVPPRDTLARRASRTQPYDLVARYPDAARSRRYGWGIFTRLPFRNPGFTTLLGTLHTLLMLAMAGAAANWADTTEQRLFSVPLVVMLLVTVLAAALFAKPPSASGKRHARHWILGVTHGLAHVGLAAAGAWVWLALPFYDWPWPLPLVAAAVLYGPVIGLVASQLLAAYLLVAASFGVNVNELFAGQGIEDSKSFLRLRIDPDGTLTIYPIAVDRVARDWQPNPDETPTASWLAPKTPLTARLAEPPVTLP; this is translated from the coding sequence ATCTGGACGCTTACCGGACGGCGGATCATCGAGGTCGGGACTACGCTGCGGCGGGTGAGCGACGATCACGCCCCCCTCGACGACCCCGACCAGCAGGACCCGGCGGACGGACGTCCCGACGGTGCGCCGGCCGGGGAGCGGGCCGCCCACCGCCCGCGCACCACGGACCCGCTGGAGCTGGGTTTCACCCCACGCAAGCCGGTGCCGTGGCTGGCCCCGTTCCTGCTGATCAGCACCGGCATCCGGACGCTGCTGGCGGTGCTGTTCGGGGCGTACCTGGACAAGCGCGAGCTGCAGAACGCTTTCGGCGACGACATCTTCCGCCAGGTCGGGCCGGATGGCGGGCTCTGGCTCGACTACGTGGCCGACCTGGGTGACGGCTTCAACGCCACCTACTCGGTCGCCTACCTGCTGGCACAGCAGGAGCTGACCGTGGACGGGCACCGGCTGCCCCGGGCGCAGACCCTGATGATGGGCGGCGATCAGGTGTACCCGTCGGCGGCCTACGAGGAGTACGAGAACCGGTGCAAGGGCCCCTACCAGGCCGCGCTGCCGGGGACCCCGCCGGAGCGGCCCACTCTCTACGCGGTGCCGGGCAACCACGACTGGTACGACGGCCTGACCGCCTTCCTGCGGCTGTTCGTCCGCTCCCGAGACCGACACTTCGGCGGCTGGGGCACCGGGCAGTCGCGGTCGTACTTCGCCGTGGAGCTGCCGGCAGGCTGGTGGCTGCTCGGCGTGGACGACCAGTCCGGCTCGTACCTGGACGACCCGCAGCTGGCCTACTTCGACGAGGTGGCCCGGCGGCTCGGCCCGGAGTCGAAGGTGATCATCGCGGCGCCGGCGCCGACCTGGGTCAAGGCCGTCGACCAACCGACGGCGTACGACTCGATCGACTACTTCATCCGGACGATCATCGACCCGACCGGGGCACGGGTCCGGCTGCTGCTCTCGGGCGACCTGCACCACTACGCCCGCTACGCCGGGCCGGACCGGCAACTGATCACGTGCGGCGGCGGCGGCGCGTACCTCTACCCCACCCACAAGCTGGCGGAGCGTATCGAGGTACCGCCTCGGGACACCCTGGCCCGCCGGGCCAGCCGCACCCAGCCGTACGACCTGGTGGCCCGCTATCCGGACGCGGCCCGCTCCCGCCGCTACGGCTGGGGCATCTTCACCCGACTGCCGTTCCGCAATCCCGGCTTCACCACCCTGCTCGGCACCCTGCACACACTGCTGATGCTGGCCATGGCGGGCGCGGCGGCGAACTGGGCGGACACCACCGAGCAACGGCTGTTCAGCGTCCCGCTGGTGGTGATGCTGCTCGTGACGGTGCTGGCGGCGGCCCTGTTCGCCAAGCCGCCCAGCGCCAGCGGCAAGCGGCACGCGCGGCACTGGATTCTCGGCGTCACCCACGGCCTGGCGCACGTCGGGCTGGCTGCCGCCGGCGCGTGGGTCTGGTTGGCACTGCCGTTCTACGACTGGCCATGGCCGCTGCCTCTGGTCGCCGCGGCGGTGCTCTACGGTCCGGTGATCGGCCTGGTGGCCAGCCAACTGTTGGCGGCGTACCTGCTGGTGGCGGCGTCGTTCGGGGTGAACGTCAACGAACTCTTCGCCGGTCAGGGCATTGAGGACTCCAAGTCGTTCCTCCGGCTGCGCATCGACCCGGACGGCACGCTGACCATCTACCCGATCGCGGTCGACCGGGTCGCCCGTGACTGGCAACCCAACCCCGACGAGACCCCCACCGCCAGCTGGCTGGCCCCGAAGACCCCCCTGACCGCCCGCCTGGCCGAACCCCCCGTCACCTTGCCCTAA
- a CDS encoding tyrosine-type recombinase/integrase: MHDLRHTAASVLLAQGVPARVVMEILGHSQISVTLNIYAHVAPEIAREAASRLEGALWSGGE, encoded by the coding sequence TTGCACGACCTCCGCCACACAGCGGCCAGCGTCCTCCTCGCCCAGGGCGTGCCCGCCCGCGTGGTCATGGAGATCCTCGGCCATTCGCAGATCAGCGTGACCCTCAACATCTACGCCCATGTCGCGCCTGAGATTGCGCGTGAAGCCGCGTCGCGCCTGGAGGGGGCGCTGTGGTCGGGGGGTGAGTGA
- a CDS encoding low temperature requirement protein A — translation MRPAGWRSNFCPDPRVTAPGQAGSNDRRLVRPLSGDLAHRLVGTGGRGGVVRLLQHQYKADRTGEPMTTSRAGELLRRPGDPQRATFLELFFDLALIFALMQLSRGLIENLAWSGALQTVVLLLAVWWVWFTTAAITDRFDPQRPAIQLLVIATLVGSLVMGAALTEAFRDTGLIFAGATVVIHIGRGLFLLIALRGHEMRRTVGRLLFWSGVSAVPWIAGALAHGTTRGALWTLAVAVQYAAYALGFPTPGLGRAPRSELPNVAEHLAERYRQFFIIALGELILITGLAFNRSGFAADRSAAFVVSIATTVLLWRIYIYRAGELLSAAIAAAADPARLARSASIAHLVMVAGIVVTAAGNELVIAHPFGHTQPAWIAVILGGPALFLAGRARFEYAVFGRVSRDRPIGLLVLAALTPAMLHVPPLLVALAATAVLAGIAISDTTRARGHPPEQPSPPGAPS, via the coding sequence TTGCGGCCGGCAGGTTGGCGCTCCAATTTCTGTCCAGACCCTCGGGTCACGGCGCCTGGGCAGGCGGGGAGCAACGACCGGCGCTTGGTTAGGCCTCTGAGTGGCGATCTGGCGCATCGTCTTGTCGGCACCGGTGGGCGCGGCGGCGTGGTACGACTGCTTCAACACCAGTACAAAGCTGACAGAACGGGCGAGCCGATGACGACGAGCAGGGCGGGCGAGCTGCTACGGAGGCCCGGGGATCCGCAGCGGGCGACGTTCCTGGAACTGTTCTTCGACCTGGCGTTGATCTTCGCGCTCATGCAGCTCTCGCGCGGGCTGATCGAGAATCTCGCGTGGAGCGGCGCCTTGCAGACGGTGGTGCTGCTGCTGGCCGTGTGGTGGGTCTGGTTCACCACGGCGGCGATCACCGACAGGTTCGACCCGCAACGACCGGCGATACAGCTGCTGGTCATCGCGACCCTGGTCGGTAGCCTCGTGATGGGCGCCGCGCTGACCGAGGCATTCCGCGATACAGGCCTGATCTTCGCAGGCGCGACCGTCGTCATCCACATCGGCCGCGGCCTCTTCCTCCTGATCGCCCTGCGTGGCCACGAGATGCGGCGCACCGTCGGGCGTTTACTGTTCTGGTCCGGTGTGTCCGCGGTGCCGTGGATCGCGGGGGCGCTCGCGCACGGTACGACGCGTGGGGCGCTGTGGACACTCGCGGTGGCCGTGCAATACGCCGCATACGCGCTCGGTTTCCCCACGCCGGGGCTGGGCCGCGCGCCCAGGTCGGAGTTGCCGAACGTGGCCGAGCACCTGGCCGAGCGCTACCGGCAGTTCTTCATCATCGCGCTCGGCGAGTTGATCCTGATCACCGGACTGGCGTTTAATCGCAGCGGCTTCGCGGCTGACCGGAGCGCGGCGTTCGTGGTGTCGATCGCCACCACCGTGCTGCTGTGGCGGATCTACATCTACCGCGCCGGAGAGTTGCTCTCCGCAGCCATCGCAGCGGCCGCTGACCCGGCCCGCCTTGCCCGATCGGCGTCAATCGCCCACCTGGTCATGGTGGCCGGTATCGTCGTCACCGCCGCCGGCAACGAACTCGTCATCGCCCACCCGTTCGGGCACACACAGCCGGCCTGGATCGCCGTCATCCTCGGCGGACCCGCGCTATTCCTGGCCGGGCGTGCCCGCTTCGAATACGCGGTCTTCGGCCGCGTCTCTCGGGATCGGCCGATCGGGCTGCTCGTGCTGGCCGCCCTGACACCGGCGATGCTCCACGTGCCGCCGCTCCTGGTCGCCCTCGCCGCCACCGCAGTCCTAGCCGGGATCGCCATCTCCGACACCACCCGGGCCCGAGGACACCCACCCGAGCAACCGTCGCCACCAGGCGCACCATCGTGA
- a CDS encoding helix-turn-helix domain-containing protein, whose translation MYVYPSPSLDREAKRRLAIIRHVEEVSGNVALTCRYYGISRQAYYIWYRRYQAEGVDGLRSRSKRPKTSPNA comes from the coding sequence ATCTATGTCTACCCCTCACCCTCCCTCGATCGTGAGGCCAAGCGGCGCCTCGCGATCATCCGCCACGTCGAAGAGGTCAGCGGCAACGTCGCGCTGACCTGCCGGTACTACGGGATCAGCCGGCAGGCGTACTACATCTGGTACCGCCGCTACCAGGCCGAAGGCGTCGACGGGCTACGCAGCCGATCCAAGCGGCCCAAGACCAGCCCCAACGCGTAA